From Dietzia sp. ANT_WB102, a single genomic window includes:
- a CDS encoding energy-coupling factor ABC transporter substrate-binding protein has translation MTGRKHVNVWVLVGLIAAACAIAVFSLIYGTGAGGAFEGADGQAEGTIGEVSPQYEPWFEPLVPELPGEVESGLFALQAGIGGGIVGYGIGVLRTRSRHRRDSGIAAAGTATPGAAPAGH, from the coding sequence ATGACCGGCCGCAAGCACGTCAACGTGTGGGTGCTCGTCGGGCTGATCGCCGCGGCTTGCGCGATCGCGGTGTTCTCCCTGATCTACGGCACCGGGGCGGGCGGCGCCTTCGAGGGGGCCGACGGACAGGCTGAGGGCACGATCGGCGAGGTGTCGCCGCAGTACGAGCCCTGGTTCGAGCCGCTGGTGCCCGAACTGCCGGGAGAAGTCGAATCGGGACTGTTCGCGCTCCAGGCCGGGATCGGCGGCGGGATCGTCGGCTACGGCATCGGCGTCCTGCGGACCCGGTCCAGGCACCGCCGGGACAGCGGGATCGCTGCCGCGGGCACTGCCACTCCCGGCGCGGCCCCCGCCGGGCACTAG
- a CDS encoding GMC oxidoreductase — MPPHLSLSRRRFLMSTGLATGAAAAATLASSSSSSAAPLPRRALAEGDRVPALVIGSGYGGAVAALRLTRAGIATHIVEMGRSWDTPGPDGKIFSGILDPDKRSTWLSDSTEQPVSNFMGFGINKKIERYVGILDAERFSGIKVYQGRGVGGGSLVNGGMAVTPKRDYFEHILPTVDSAQMYDTYFPRANAALGVNHIDQAWFESTPWYKFARTGRKTAHRSGFATTFVPNVYDFDYMKREAAGTASASALGGEVIYGNNAGKKSLDKTYLAQAAATGKLTISPLHKVTAVAPAAGGGYQVTIEQINEQGAVIATKNVTADRVFFAAGSVGTSKLLVSMKAQGLLPNLSSQVGEGWGNNGNIMFGRANHMWDATGPKQSTIPTMGIDNWSDPTASIFAEIAPLPAGLETYVSLYLAITNNPERARFQFNAATGKVDLTWKVSQNQPGIAMAKKVFDKINKKEGTIYRTDLFGVYKTWGDDFTYHPLGGCVLGRATDNHGRLHEYPGLYVVDGSLVPGNVGVNPFVTITALAERNMDVIIATDLQ, encoded by the coding sequence ATGCCCCCGCATCTGTCACTGTCCCGTCGTCGATTTCTCATGAGCACAGGGCTGGCCACCGGCGCCGCTGCGGCTGCGACGCTGGCGTCGTCGTCATCATCGTCCGCAGCGCCGCTTCCCCGGCGCGCACTGGCGGAGGGCGACCGCGTCCCCGCCCTGGTGATCGGCAGCGGCTACGGTGGCGCCGTTGCGGCGCTGCGGCTGACCCGGGCGGGGATCGCCACCCACATCGTGGAGATGGGCCGGAGCTGGGACACACCGGGGCCGGACGGCAAGATCTTCTCGGGGATTCTCGACCCGGACAAGCGGTCCACGTGGCTGTCCGACAGCACCGAGCAGCCCGTCAGCAACTTCATGGGCTTCGGGATCAACAAGAAGATCGAGCGCTACGTCGGCATCCTCGATGCGGAGAGGTTCTCGGGCATCAAGGTGTACCAGGGCCGCGGCGTCGGAGGCGGTTCGCTGGTCAACGGCGGCATGGCCGTCACGCCCAAGCGGGACTACTTCGAGCACATCCTGCCGACCGTCGACTCGGCGCAGATGTACGACACCTACTTCCCGCGCGCGAACGCCGCCCTCGGCGTCAACCACATCGACCAGGCCTGGTTCGAATCCACGCCCTGGTACAAGTTCGCCCGCACCGGCCGCAAGACCGCGCACCGTTCCGGATTCGCCACGACGTTCGTGCCCAACGTGTACGACTTCGACTACATGAAGCGCGAGGCCGCGGGAACGGCGTCGGCCTCCGCCCTGGGCGGCGAGGTGATCTACGGCAACAACGCGGGCAAGAAGTCCCTGGATAAGACCTATCTCGCCCAGGCCGCGGCCACCGGCAAACTCACCATCTCCCCGCTGCACAAGGTCACGGCCGTCGCGCCTGCCGCCGGCGGCGGCTACCAGGTGACGATCGAGCAGATCAACGAGCAGGGCGCGGTGATCGCCACCAAGAACGTCACCGCGGACCGGGTTTTCTTCGCCGCCGGAAGCGTCGGGACCAGCAAGCTACTCGTGTCGATGAAGGCGCAGGGCCTCCTACCCAACCTGTCATCCCAGGTGGGTGAGGGGTGGGGCAACAACGGCAACATCATGTTCGGGCGCGCCAACCACATGTGGGACGCCACCGGCCCCAAGCAGTCGACCATCCCCACCATGGGGATCGACAACTGGTCCGACCCCACCGCATCGATCTTCGCCGAGATCGCCCCGCTACCGGCGGGCCTGGAAACCTACGTGAGCCTGTACCTCGCGATCACCAACAACCCGGAACGGGCCCGCTTCCAGTTCAACGCCGCCACCGGCAAGGTCGACCTCACCTGGAAGGTGTCCCAGAACCAGCCGGGCATCGCCATGGCCAAGAAGGTGTTCGACAAGATCAACAAGAAAGAGGGCACCATCTACCGCACCGACCTCTTCGGTGTGTACAAGACCTGGGGCGACGACTTCACCTACCACCCGCTCGGCGGCTGCGTACTGGGCAGGGCGACCGACAACCACGGACGACTCCACGAATACCCCGGCCTCTACGTGGTCGACGGTTCACTGGTCCCGGGCAACGTGGGCGTCAACCCGTTCGTCACCATCACCGCGCTCGCCGAGCGGAACATGGACGTCATCATCGCCACCGACCTGCAGTAG
- a CDS encoding diguanylate cyclase: MIMPLQLWERYDARSAAVLVSSCGGLLLPLLAIASPELFHAGAMSALVAVWMCAVVLFVFTIRVGKLTDRQFGVVGITAMVGVAISASIVTDPAVAPAIVALLSAMPAIAAMSSTRRTTIGFTVAALLLAAGFSVFWSTSLTARLVAVAASILTVSIPVALVVALRSSLEFAMEKVARLGEIDPLTHALNRRGLTRRHARVFEHCVRRGLPVGFLLIDIDHFKSVNDSRGHTAGDRVLVNSVATIAAAAPPHSLVSRIGGEEFVVMSAAENKADVSAAAERIRMAVAAEGEVTVSVGAVVASIVTESEGCPNASAIIDELTRQADLGAYRAKSLGRDRVVMRTAPTIHWTPGIEDEGTDSPVNLKSGHPLGALAGQELKRRRQAPEESRRIA, translated from the coding sequence ATGATTATGCCCCTGCAGCTCTGGGAGAGGTACGACGCCCGGTCCGCCGCCGTTCTTGTCAGTAGCTGCGGGGGGCTGCTGCTCCCGCTCCTCGCCATCGCCAGTCCGGAGCTGTTCCACGCGGGCGCGATGTCGGCACTGGTCGCGGTCTGGATGTGCGCTGTCGTCCTGTTCGTCTTCACGATCCGGGTCGGCAAGCTGACGGACAGGCAGTTCGGGGTGGTCGGCATCACCGCCATGGTCGGCGTCGCGATCTCCGCGTCCATCGTGACCGACCCGGCCGTCGCCCCGGCGATCGTCGCGCTCCTGTCCGCGATGCCCGCGATCGCCGCGATGTCGTCGACCAGGCGGACCACGATCGGCTTCACCGTCGCAGCGTTGCTTCTCGCCGCCGGCTTCTCCGTTTTCTGGTCGACCTCCCTCACCGCTCGACTCGTGGCGGTCGCCGCCTCCATCCTTACGGTCTCGATACCCGTGGCCCTGGTCGTGGCCCTCCGGAGCTCCCTGGAGTTCGCGATGGAGAAGGTGGCGCGACTCGGAGAGATCGACCCACTCACCCACGCGTTGAACCGCCGCGGTCTCACCAGGCGGCACGCGCGGGTGTTCGAGCACTGCGTTCGCCGGGGCCTGCCGGTGGGCTTCCTCCTCATCGACATCGACCACTTCAAGTCAGTCAATGACAGCCGCGGGCACACTGCCGGCGATCGGGTGCTCGTGAATTCCGTAGCCACCATCGCCGCAGCGGCGCCACCGCACAGTCTGGTGAGCCGCATCGGCGGCGAGGAGTTCGTGGTGATGTCCGCTGCCGAGAACAAGGCGGACGTGAGCGCCGCCGCGGAACGGATCCGGATGGCGGTCGCGGCGGAAGGCGAGGTGACGGTGAGCGTGGGCGCCGTGGTCGCCTCGATCGTCACAGAGTCCGAGGGCTGCCCGAACGCCTCCGCGATCATTGATGAACTCACCCGGCAGGCGGACCTCGGCGCGTACCGGGCCAAGTCTCTCGGCCGGGACCGGGTGGTGATGCGCACCGCGCCCACGATCCACTGGACACCCGGGATCGAGGACGAGGGCACCGACTCGCCGGTCAACCTCAAGAGTGGTCACCCGTTGGGTGCACTGGCCGGGCAGGAACTCAAACGTCGGCGACAGGCTCCCGAGGAGAGTCGGCGGATCGCCTAG
- a CDS encoding SDR family oxidoreductase, with protein MSDNSNNVVRGATVVVTGAARGMGELYARRAVREGARAVALWDVDLPAATTLAQEITTPACEVRAYGVDLADAAAIASTAQRTRDDLGSVTILINNAGIVRGGYFADQDIARDIEPTMAINALAPMLVTREFLPAMIADRSREHRILNISSAAGTLANPGMSVYAASKWSLLGWSESLRLEMESSGNSHVAVTAFCPSFVSTGMFEGARGPLMTPIMTPEAAADAAWQGMLDRQPVVLRPWTVKVSMALRGILPTRVWDVLADKVFKVYSSMDNFKGHGGN; from the coding sequence ATGAGCGATAATTCGAACAACGTTGTCCGTGGAGCGACGGTCGTCGTCACCGGAGCCGCCCGCGGCATGGGAGAGCTTTACGCGCGTCGCGCGGTGCGTGAGGGGGCCCGTGCCGTGGCCCTGTGGGACGTAGACCTACCCGCGGCCACCACGCTCGCGCAGGAAATAACCACCCCTGCATGCGAGGTCCGTGCGTACGGTGTCGATCTGGCGGATGCCGCGGCGATCGCCTCGACCGCGCAGCGCACCCGCGACGACCTCGGCTCGGTGACCATCCTCATCAACAACGCGGGCATCGTGCGCGGCGGCTACTTCGCCGATCAGGACATCGCCCGCGACATCGAACCGACGATGGCCATCAACGCGCTGGCGCCCATGCTGGTGACGCGGGAGTTCCTGCCGGCGATGATCGCCGACCGGTCCCGCGAGCACCGCATCCTCAACATTTCGTCCGCGGCCGGCACACTCGCCAATCCGGGGATGAGCGTGTACGCCGCCTCCAAGTGGTCGCTTCTCGGGTGGAGCGAGTCGCTCCGACTGGAGATGGAGAGCAGCGGGAACTCTCACGTGGCGGTGACGGCCTTCTGCCCGAGCTTCGTCTCCACCGGCATGTTCGAGGGCGCCCGCGGTCCGCTGATGACGCCGATCATGACCCCCGAGGCTGCCGCGGACGCGGCCTGGCAGGGCATGCTCGACCGTCAGCCGGTGGTGCTCCGCCCGTGGACGGTCAAGGTCTCGATGGCCCTGCGCGGCATCCTGCCGACGCGGGTGTGGGACGTGCTGGCCGACAAGGTCTTCAAGGTCTACTCCTCGATGGACAATTTCAAGGGCCACGGCGGGAACTGA
- a CDS encoding energy-coupling factor transporter transmembrane protein EcfT → MNPIELAASHNRWSALPTAEKLLLFGGLLVAALLVPPPVGHAVILAICAACALVLARVPARVYVPALLAPVVFLLLGTGPLIWDLVDWRFVVDPAGVDTAWRTVSRASAATATTITLACTTPVADLLAAGRRAGLPGPLAHVVDTTYRLIGILIGTTRTLRQAHDLRLGNRTARAAISSVGTQFASVFVLAVTRARAIDDAMSMRAERGETAVLAPARPVSPARVAVIGVVLVAVAALGVVT, encoded by the coding sequence ATGAATCCGATCGAACTGGCGGCCTCCCACAACCGCTGGTCGGCCCTCCCCACAGCGGAGAAGCTCCTGCTCTTCGGTGGCTTGCTGGTGGCGGCGCTTCTCGTGCCGCCGCCGGTAGGCCACGCGGTGATCCTGGCCATCTGTGCGGCGTGTGCGCTTGTCCTGGCCCGGGTGCCCGCCCGGGTCTATGTGCCGGCGCTACTCGCGCCCGTCGTGTTTCTCCTCCTGGGCACCGGCCCCCTCATCTGGGATCTGGTGGATTGGCGTTTCGTGGTGGACCCGGCCGGGGTGGACACCGCGTGGCGGACGGTGAGTCGCGCGAGCGCGGCCACCGCTACCACCATCACGCTGGCCTGCACGACTCCGGTCGCGGACCTGCTGGCCGCCGGGCGGCGGGCGGGACTTCCCGGCCCCCTCGCGCACGTCGTGGACACCACGTATCGCCTGATCGGCATCCTCATCGGCACCACCCGCACATTGCGCCAGGCCCACGATCTCCGGCTGGGCAACCGGACCGCGCGCGCCGCGATCAGCTCGGTGGGCACCCAGTTCGCTTCGGTCTTCGTGCTGGCCGTGACTCGCGCCCGGGCGATCGACGACGCGATGTCGATGCGGGCCGAACGAGGCGAGACCGCGGTCCTCGCTCCGGCGCGTCCGGTCTCCCCCGCCCGCGTGGCCGTGATCGGGGTGGTCCTCGTGGCCGTCGCCGCCCTGGGGGTCGTGACGTGA
- a CDS encoding NAD(P)-dependent oxidoreductase, translating to MKVLVVGGTGMIGAHVATLLRERGDDVTVAARGPVPHTSPVADFPLITADYTVPTLTADDLSGFEGIAFAAGQDIRHKTRTDDDEEFWRTTQSEGVPRFAALAKAAGVTRFVQVGSYYHQYDPALADANPYVAARRDADERTRALADSSFAACTLNPPSILGVVPGASAERYRRFVAWAAGDQPDIPDFAPPGGTNYMSARSLAQAVAGALHRGEPGAAYLVGDENLTYREFFQRMVDAAGGGRTIVERDEPHPLLPDAAILQGRGNTIAYETDAETMRVLDYRRGDCTRAIGQLVTTVRDYERTAGR from the coding sequence ATGAAGGTCCTCGTCGTCGGTGGCACCGGCATGATCGGTGCCCACGTGGCCACCCTGCTGCGCGAGAGGGGCGACGACGTCACCGTCGCCGCGCGCGGGCCGGTGCCACACACCTCGCCGGTCGCCGACTTCCCGTTGATTACCGCCGACTACACGGTGCCCACCCTCACCGCCGACGACCTGTCCGGGTTCGAGGGCATCGCCTTCGCCGCCGGGCAGGACATCCGGCACAAGACCCGTACCGACGACGACGAGGAGTTCTGGCGCACCACGCAGAGCGAGGGGGTCCCGCGGTTCGCGGCCCTGGCCAAAGCGGCAGGCGTGACTCGGTTCGTACAGGTCGGCAGCTACTACCACCAGTACGATCCGGCGCTCGCAGACGCCAACCCGTACGTGGCCGCGCGCCGGGACGCCGACGAACGGACGCGGGCGCTCGCCGACTCGTCCTTCGCGGCGTGCACGCTCAACCCTCCCTCGATCCTCGGGGTCGTCCCGGGGGCCTCCGCCGAGAGGTATCGCAGGTTCGTCGCCTGGGCGGCCGGAGACCAGCCGGACATCCCGGACTTCGCTCCACCCGGCGGCACCAACTACATGTCCGCGCGGTCGCTCGCCCAGGCCGTCGCGGGGGCCCTGCACCGTGGTGAGCCCGGGGCCGCCTACCTCGTCGGGGACGAGAACCTGACCTACCGGGAATTCTTCCAACGCATGGTGGACGCCGCCGGCGGTGGTCGCACGATCGTCGAGCGCGACGAACCGCATCCGCTGCTGCCCGACGCCGCGATTCTGCAGGGCCGGGGCAACACCATCGCCTATGAGACGGACGCCGAGACGATGCGCGTGCTCGACTACCGCCGCGGTGACTGCACCAGAGCGATCGGACAGCTGGTCACGACGGTCCGCGACTACGAACGCACCGCCGGACGGTGA
- a CDS encoding alpha/beta fold hydrolase, giving the protein MDRLDVAGQRPAGAEARRALFVSFREALRQGALAIAWDNVAFVGPWGFRLDDVTVPVHLWHGSEDQMVPRSHGEWLAAHLPHATLKIYEGEGHLLPLRHWDEMLRTLTSAA; this is encoded by the coding sequence GTGGATCGACTGGATGTGGCAGGACAGCGACCCGCAGGTGCGGAGGCGAGGCGGGCACTGTTCGTCTCTTTCCGCGAGGCACTGCGGCAGGGAGCGCTGGCGATCGCGTGGGACAACGTCGCCTTTGTCGGTCCGTGGGGGTTCCGACTCGACGACGTCACCGTTCCTGTCCACCTCTGGCACGGAAGCGAGGATCAGATGGTGCCCCGTTCCCACGGCGAGTGGTTGGCGGCGCATCTCCCCCACGCGACGCTGAAGATCTACGAGGGAGAGGGCCACCTCCTGCCGCTTCGCCACTGGGACGAGATGCTGCGAACACTGACCTCCGCGGCCTGA
- a CDS encoding MsnO8 family LLM class oxidoreductase: MKLSIVDLGTVAPGITEKEALADSLEGARHAEAAGFHRVWFAEHHLSRSGASHHPELLIAAAATQTSEIRLGSGAVLMNHYSPFKVAEMFKQLEAMAPGRIDLGMGRATAGPVLDLALQQNREHPAQVDHQQQVLETLAWLYGTFPSDHPFAGHQLMASVPEIPQTWLLGSSPSGSNLAAGLGIGYTFAGFINPRGAAPALRHYRESFQPQGFGLDTPRAILAVNVTVGDTAAEGLHLANSPKGFYSRLGRAGRAAGQVTVPSADEGAREMTDAERDEPTSIVDGQWPRFVAGGPDEVRATLEQMLDESGADELMIQDMIADPVARRHSHTLLAEMFELAPRR; the protein is encoded by the coding sequence GTGAAGCTATCGATCGTTGACCTCGGGACCGTGGCTCCCGGGATCACCGAGAAGGAGGCGCTCGCCGATTCTTTGGAGGGCGCCCGTCATGCGGAGGCGGCCGGGTTTCATCGCGTGTGGTTCGCCGAGCATCACTTGAGTCGGTCGGGGGCCTCGCATCATCCGGAGCTGCTGATAGCGGCGGCCGCCACGCAGACCTCGGAGATCCGGCTCGGGTCGGGGGCGGTGCTGATGAACCACTACAGCCCGTTCAAGGTGGCCGAGATGTTCAAGCAGCTCGAGGCGATGGCGCCCGGCCGCATCGATCTGGGGATGGGGCGCGCCACCGCCGGGCCGGTGCTGGACCTGGCGCTGCAGCAGAACCGTGAGCACCCCGCGCAGGTCGATCACCAGCAGCAAGTGCTGGAAACGCTGGCGTGGCTGTACGGGACGTTCCCCTCAGACCACCCGTTCGCCGGGCATCAGCTGATGGCGAGCGTGCCCGAGATCCCGCAGACCTGGCTGCTCGGCTCCAGTCCCAGTGGCTCCAACCTGGCTGCAGGCTTGGGTATCGGCTACACGTTCGCCGGGTTCATCAACCCGCGTGGCGCGGCCCCGGCGCTGCGCCACTACCGGGAGTCGTTCCAGCCGCAGGGTTTCGGGCTCGACACCCCGCGCGCGATCCTGGCGGTCAACGTCACGGTGGGGGACACCGCCGCCGAGGGCCTGCACCTGGCCAACTCGCCGAAGGGCTTCTACTCGCGTCTCGGCCGGGCCGGACGCGCGGCGGGCCAGGTGACGGTGCCGTCGGCGGACGAGGGTGCGCGCGAAATGACCGATGCTGAGCGGGACGAGCCCACGTCGATCGTGGACGGGCAGTGGCCGCGCTTCGTGGCCGGCGGGCCCGACGAGGTGCGGGCGACGCTGGAGCAGATGCTCGACGAGTCCGGCGCCGACGAACTCATGATCCAGGACATGATCGCCGACCCGGTCGCCCGGCGACACTCACACACCCTGCTGGCCGAGATGTTCGAGCTGGCGCCGAGGCGGTAG
- a CDS encoding MOSC domain-containing protein: MRVGRVGELWRYPVKSMQGDRLSTAEITTRWGVPGDRGWGLRDETVGEIRGAKRITSLLQFHARYLEEPAGDSTPPVEITFPDGSVRRSDDDDIHAALSKTVGRDVTLWPRMPRDDHAHYRRVRTSKSEMLAQHDLGPNEEFPDFSALPEDVLAELSRFATPPGTYFDAMPLSLLTTASLATVRRAAPDSAIDSRRFRKNIILETDAGIETASGGCPELDWVGRRLQIGEVECDVVMPIARCIMVGLPQAELPHDRAILRALATSTGMELGVYLRVVTPGTICEGDVVDLHEAGSAAERAPIAAPGAH; this comes from the coding sequence ATGCGAGTGGGCCGGGTCGGTGAACTGTGGCGGTATCCCGTCAAGTCGATGCAGGGTGATCGCCTGTCCACGGCGGAGATCACCACCCGCTGGGGTGTGCCCGGCGACCGAGGGTGGGGGCTGCGCGACGAGACCGTCGGGGAGATCCGCGGCGCCAAACGCATCACCTCCCTGTTGCAGTTCCACGCCCGCTACCTCGAGGAGCCGGCCGGGGATTCGACGCCGCCGGTGGAGATCACGTTTCCCGACGGGTCGGTGCGGCGCAGCGACGACGACGACATCCATGCGGCCCTCTCGAAGACGGTCGGCCGCGACGTGACGCTGTGGCCACGCATGCCGCGGGACGACCACGCGCACTACCGCAGGGTGCGAACCAGCAAGAGCGAGATGCTCGCCCAACACGACCTGGGACCGAACGAGGAGTTCCCGGACTTCTCCGCCCTGCCCGAGGACGTGCTGGCCGAGCTGTCCCGGTTCGCGACCCCGCCGGGCACCTATTTCGATGCGATGCCCCTGTCTCTACTCACGACCGCCTCTCTGGCCACCGTCCGTCGGGCGGCGCCGGACTCGGCGATCGACTCCCGACGGTTTCGCAAGAACATCATCCTGGAGACCGATGCCGGAATTGAGACGGCAAGCGGCGGGTGTCCGGAGCTCGACTGGGTGGGCCGCCGGCTCCAGATCGGCGAGGTCGAGTGCGACGTGGTGATGCCTATCGCGCGGTGCATCATGGTGGGCCTGCCGCAGGCAGAGCTCCCGCACGACCGGGCCATCCTGCGGGCCCTGGCAACCAGTACCGGCATGGAACTGGGCGTCTACCTCCGCGTCGTCACCCCGGGCACGATCTGCGAGGGTGACGTGGTCGACCTGCACGAGGCCGGGTCGGCCGCCGAGCGCGCCCCGATCGCCGCCCCAGGGGCGCACTAA
- a CDS encoding energy-coupling factor ABC transporter ATP-binding protein — protein MTILALHGGRFSYRRADTPGGRRHIVLDGVDLAVSAGARIALLGGNGSGKTTLMRLLVGLAPLEAGVMELDGVRLRDRRADRTRLRESVQMVLQEPDDQIFATSVRADVSFGPVNLGLGSDEVARRVDEALESLAITDLADRVPHHLSFGQRKRVALAGALAMRPRVLLLDEPTAGLDPLACDDLVAALDALHETGTAIVMATHDVDLAWAWATEAVVLSGGRLTRGPAHDVLRDRELLATARLNPPWGAAVSHRLGRTVLHPGEV, from the coding sequence GTGACGATCCTCGCCCTCCACGGTGGCCGGTTCTCCTACCGGCGGGCCGACACGCCCGGCGGGCGACGGCACATCGTGCTCGACGGCGTCGACCTGGCGGTGTCTGCCGGGGCGCGGATCGCGCTGCTCGGCGGGAACGGCAGCGGCAAGACCACACTGATGCGCCTGCTAGTGGGTCTGGCCCCCCTCGAGGCGGGCGTGATGGAACTCGACGGTGTGCGGCTCCGGGACCGGCGGGCGGACCGGACCCGTCTCCGGGAGTCCGTGCAGATGGTGCTCCAGGAGCCCGACGATCAGATCTTTGCCACTTCCGTGCGCGCCGACGTGTCGTTTGGCCCCGTCAATCTCGGCCTGGGTTCCGACGAGGTGGCGCGACGGGTCGACGAGGCGTTGGAGTCCCTAGCAATCACCGATCTCGCGGACCGCGTCCCCCACCACTTGTCCTTCGGTCAACGCAAGCGGGTGGCACTCGCCGGAGCGTTGGCGATGCGGCCCCGCGTCCTGCTCCTCGATGAGCCGACTGCGGGACTCGACCCGCTGGCGTGCGACGACCTGGTGGCCGCGTTGGATGCGCTCCACGAGACGGGGACGGCGATCGTCATGGCCACCCACGACGTGGACCTCGCGTGGGCCTGGGCGACCGAGGCTGTCGTGCTCTCGGGGGGCCGACTCACCCGCGGGCCAGCCCACGACGTGCTGCGGGACCGCGAGTTGCTCGCCACGGCCAGACTGAACCCGCCGTGGGGCGCGGCGGTCTCGCATCGTCTCGGCCGAACCGTCCTGCACCCGGGCGAGGTGTGA
- a CDS encoding energy-coupling factor ABC transporter permease yields MHIAEGFLPSAHAVAWTAVAAPFVIHGAREVVRTVRRTPEAGVLLGVAGAFTFVMSAIKLPSVTGSSSHPTGTGLGTIIFRPPVMAFVATVVLLFQALLLAHGGITTLGANVFSMGVAGPWAAYAAFVACRRVAMPLLGAVFVAAFLADLMTYITTSAQLALAFPSAEHGLWYSMGEFLAVFALTQIPLAIVEALVVVVIVSVLMRIASRELDLLGFFRRARLSDPENDDDEAVATGADGGAGGSQARVGTTEVSR; encoded by the coding sequence ATGCATATCGCAGAGGGTTTCCTGCCGTCGGCGCATGCCGTCGCATGGACCGCCGTCGCGGCGCCGTTCGTGATTCACGGCGCGCGGGAGGTCGTCAGGACTGTCCGTCGGACGCCGGAGGCGGGTGTGCTCCTGGGCGTCGCCGGGGCGTTCACGTTTGTCATGTCGGCCATCAAGCTCCCCTCGGTGACGGGGTCGAGCTCGCACCCGACCGGGACGGGCCTGGGGACGATCATCTTCCGACCACCGGTGATGGCGTTTGTCGCCACCGTGGTCTTGTTGTTCCAGGCGTTGCTGCTCGCGCACGGAGGGATCACCACACTGGGCGCGAATGTGTTCTCCATGGGGGTTGCCGGCCCGTGGGCTGCCTACGCGGCGTTCGTCGCGTGTCGGAGGGTCGCGATGCCGCTGCTGGGTGCGGTGTTCGTCGCCGCGTTCCTCGCCGACCTCATGACGTACATCACCACGAGCGCCCAGCTCGCGTTGGCGTTCCCGAGTGCCGAGCACGGTCTGTGGTATTCGATGGGCGAGTTCCTCGCGGTCTTCGCTTTGACGCAGATCCCGCTCGCGATCGTCGAAGCGCTCGTCGTGGTGGTCATCGTGAGTGTTCTGATGCGCATCGCCTCGCGCGAACTCGACCTCCTCGGCTTCTTCCGGCGTGCACGCCTCTCGGACCCCGAAAACGACGACGACGAGGCAGTCGCCACCGGGGCCGACGGTGGCGCCGGCGGCTCCCAGGCTCGGGTCGGGACCACGGAGGTGTCGCGATGA